A stretch of the Gossypium hirsutum isolate 1008001.06 chromosome D07, Gossypium_hirsutum_v2.1, whole genome shotgun sequence genome encodes the following:
- the LOC107952773 gene encoding uncharacterized protein, with the protein MAIILKLQNLYSFAAPTFPFHAKKKKMKSYQSILILLLMILPLLLSPNAVEGGKRKIHITDDLDDVVDDEEDEAWKEWGKKKTSQEFDPPPSDFDKMELSQIQEEIMKRHTGPAFGFVKLRLGIPRDKNMVAEIALKWTQLLRTGALGVKFMGIDLGTIMFNVEDGHKVLELKEFILSQDEAYEIKIGDKVYRRAGDPPIEVVAEKLRQSKKNEEHVKEEL; encoded by the exons ATGGCCATCATATTAAAGCTCCAAAATCTATATTCCTTCGCTGCTCCAACCTTTCCTTTCCACgccaagaaaaagaaaatgaagagttaTCAGTCTATTCTTATTTTGCTGCTGATGATATTGCCGCTTCTTTTATCCCCAAATGCAGTGGAGGGAGGCAAGCGAAAGATTCACATTACCGACGATCTGGACGACGTCGTTGACGATGAAGAAGACGAAGCCTGGAAAGAATGGGGTAAGAAGAAAACTTCTCAAGAATTCGATCCCCCCCCTTCCGATTTCGATAAGATGGAGCTTTCCCAGATTCAGGAGGAAATCATGAAGCGCCATACCGGCCCTGCTTTTGGCTTCGTTAAGCTCCGCTTGGGGATTCCCCGGGATAag AACATGGTAGCTGAAATTGCTCTGAAATGGACCCAACTTTTGAGAACGGGAGCGCTTGGGGTGAAATTCATGGGCATTGATTTAGGCACAATCATGTTCAACGTGGAAGATGGGCACAAAGTATTAGAG TTGAAGGAGTTCATACTGAGCCAGGACGAGGCCTACGAAATCAAGATTGGGGATAAAGTTTATAGAAGAGCAGGAGATCCGCCGATAGAAGTGGTCGCTGAGAAACTTCGCCAATCCAAGAAAAACGAAGAGCATGTGAAAGAAGAACTGTAA